From Macaca fascicularis isolate 582-1 chromosome 14, T2T-MFA8v1.1, a single genomic window includes:
- the MYOD1 gene encoding myoblast determination protein 1, protein MELLSPPLRDVDLTGPDGSLCSFATTDDFYDDPCFDSPDLRFFEDLDPRLMHVGALLKPEEHSHFPAAVHPAQGAREDEHVRAPSGHHQAGRCLLWACKACKRKTTNADRRKAATMRERRRLSKVNEAFETLKRCTSSNPNQRLPKVEILRNAIRYIEGLQALLRDQDAAPPGAAAAFYAPGPLPPGRGGEHYSGDSDASSPRSNCSDGMMDYSGPPSGARRRNCYEGAYYSEAPSEPRPGKSAAVSSLDCLSSIVERISTESPAAPALLLADVSPESPPSGQEAAAPSEEESGDPTQSPDTAPQCPAGANPNPIYQVL, encoded by the exons ATGGAGCTACTGTCGCCACCGCTCCGCGACGTAGACCTGACGGGCCCCGACGGCTCTCTCTGCTCCTTTGCCACAACGGACGACTTCTATGACGACCCGTGTTTCGACTCCCCGGACCTGCGCTTCTTCGAAGACCTGGACCCGCGCCTGATGCACGTGGGCGCGCTCCTGAAACCCGAAGAGCACTCGCACTTCCCCGCGGCGGTGCACCCGGCCCAGGGCGCGCGTGAGGACGAACATGTGCGCGCGCCCAGCGGGCACCACCAGGCGGGCCGCTGCCTACTGTGGGCCTGCAAGGCGTGCAAGCGCAAGACCACCAACGCCGACCGCCGCAAGGCCGCCACCATGCGCGAGCGGCGCCGCCTGAGCAAAGTAAATGAGGCCTTTGAGACGCTGAAGCGCTGCACGTCTAGCAACCCGAACCAGCGGTTGCCCAAGGTGGAGATCCTGCGCAACGCCATCCGCTATATCGAGGGCCTGCAGGCTTTGCTGCGCGACCAGGACGCCGCGCCCCCTGGCGCCGCCGCCGCCTTCTATGCGCCCGGCCCGCTGCCCCCAGGCCGCGGCGGCGAGCACTACAGTGGCGACTCCGACGCGTCCAGCCCGCGCTCCAACTGCTCCGACGGCATG ATGGACTACAGCGGCCCCCCGAGCGGCGCCCGGCGGCGGAACTGCTACGAAGGCGCCTACTACAGCGAGGCGCCCAGCG AACCCAGGCCCGGGAAGAGTGCGGCGGTGTCGAGCCTAGACTGCCTGTCCAGCATCGTGGAGCGCATCTCCACCGAGAGCCCTGCGGCGCCCGCGCTCCTGCTGGCCGACGTGTCTCCGGAGTCGCCTCCGAGCGGGCAAGAGGCTGCCGCCCCCAGCGAGGAAGAGAGCGGCGACCCCACCCAGTCCCCGGACACCGCCCCGCAGTGCCCTGCGGGTGCGAACCCCAACCCGATCTACCAGGTGCTCTGA